TGCTGCTGGTCAGCGACCTCGCCACTATTGAGATTCACACCAACTTCACCGGCAGCAGCCCCAGGGCCATGCGCATCACGCTGGATGACATCGAGCGGGACGCTCCCGTCGGCGGCGACCTGACCGCCCTCGCTGCCCTGCGCGCCTGCTTTCAGGACCCCAACAGGCTCGACCCCCGGCAGCTCCGTGAGCGGGTCACCCAGGACGCCACCGCCCGCATCGGGGAAGTGGCGCAGGCGCTCGCGGCCCGTGGCGTGCCCCAGACCCAGGCGGCCCACTTCCTGATGCGGGTCGTCTTCGCCATGTTCGCCGAGGACGTCGGCCTGCTGGAGCGCGGCCTGCTCACCCGGCTCCTGGCGCGGGCCCGCGAGTACCCGGACCGTTCACAGGGCTACTTCCAGGAGCTGTTCAGCGCCATGCAGCACGGCGGGGAGTTCTGGGGCACCGACATCCGGCACTTCAACGGCGGCCTGTTCGACGACTCGGCAGCGCTGGGCATCACCCGCGAGGACGCGGACGCCCTGCTGGCCGCCGCCACGCTGGACTGGGCAGAGGTGGAACCCGCCATCTTCGGCACCCTGTTCGAGAACAGCCTGGACACGGCCACCCGCAGCCGGCGCGGCGCGCACTACACCGGCGTGCCGGACATCCTGCGCATCGTCGAGCCGGTGGTGATGCAGCCCCTGCGCCGGGAATGGGCCGAGGTGAAGGCGCAGGCGGATGCGCTGAGCGGGAAGCGGGGTGGGAAGGCGGCAGCGCTGGAGGTGGTAAGGGCCTTCCATGACAGGCTTGCCCAAGTGACCGTGCTTGACCCGGCCTGCGGGAGCGGCAACTTCCTGGTGGTGACGCTGGGGCAGTTGCTCGACCTGGAGCACGAGGTGCGCTCGCTGGCCTTTGAACTGGGCGCGGGGCCGTTCGCCATGCCGCCGAGAGTCCATCCCCGGCAGCTGCTGGGCATCGAGGTGGAGGCGTTCGCCCACGAGCTGGCGAGCGTGTCGGCCTGGATTGCCTTCTTCCAGTGGAAGGCCGCGCATGGGGGTGAGTGGGAGACGCCCGTGCTGCAACGCCTGAACACCATCGCGCACCGGGACGCCCTCCTGAACCCGGACGGCACGGAAACAGTATGGCCGGAAGCCGAGTTCATCGTGGGCAACCCGCCGTTTCTGGGAGACAAGAAGATGGCCGGGAGCCTAGGGCGGGAGTACACCGCCACGCTTCGCCGCGTCTACGGGGACCGGCTGCCGGGGCAGAGTGACCTGGTGTGCTACTGGCCGGAGAAAGCGCGGGCGATGGTGGAAGCAGGCGTCACGACGCGGGCTGGGTTCGTGACCACCAACAGCATCCGCGGCGGGAAGAACCGCGTGGTGCTGGAACGCATCAAGGCCAGCGGGGACATCTTCATGGCCTGGCCGGATGAGCCGTGGATGCAGGACGGGGCGGCAGTGAGGGTGAGCCTCTTTGGGTTTGGCGATGGAAGCGAGTCGGTCAGGACTCTGAACGGCAACGAGGTGCCCAGCATCAATGCCGACCTCAGCGTGCGGGTGGACGTCAGCGCCGCTGTGCCCCTCCCAGATAATGCGGGTCTCAGCTTCATCGGCACCCAGAAAGGTGGTGACTTCGACATTCCCGGCGACCTGGCCCGGCAGTGGCTGAACCTGCCCAACCCGGACGGCGTGAGCAATGCCGACGTGGTCAAGCCATGGGTGAACGGGATGGATCTGACGCGGCGGCCCAGCGGTCGCTGGATTGTGGACTTCGGGCAGATGACGGAGGCAGAAGCGGCCCAGTATGTCGCCCCCTTCGATTACGTGGTGGAGAAGGTGAAGCCTACCCGCGCAGGGCTGAATAGGGCAGGCCACGCGCGGTACTGGTGGCGGCATCAAGAAGCTCGGCCTGGAATGCGCCGGGCCCTGGCAGGACTCCCGCGCTTCACCGGCATTCCCCGGGTCGCCAAGCACCTGCTCCCCGTCTGGCTCCCCGAAGGAACCCTTCCCGACAGCCAGGTTGTAGTGATTGCCCGCGATGATGACTTCACCTTTGGTGTGCTGGCGTCCAGCATTCACCGGAGCTGGGCTTGGACTCTGGGCACGGCTTTGGAGGACCGCCCCCGCTACACCCCCTCCACCTGCTTTGAAACCTTCCCCTTCCCCCAGCCAGGCCCGGAGCAGCGGGCAGAAGTCGAGAAGTGGGCCCGGTATGTGGTCCAGCTCAGGGAACACCTGCTGGCGCAGGATGAAAGGGCTACCCTGACCGGCCTGTACAACGAGGTGGAACGCCTACGGGCCGCGCCGGACACAGCACACCCCGCTGCACCCCTGGTGGCCGCCCATGCCCGCCTTGATGAAGCTGTGGCCGCCGCCTACGGCTGGGAGTGGCCGCTGAGCGAGGGTGAGGTGCTGGCGCGGCTGCTGGCGCTGAACGGGGAGCGCGCATCTGCACCCACGACGTGACCCTGAACATGCCACCATGCTTGCCTGAACGAACACGACCGCCATGCTGCTGCCAACGCTGAACAGCTCCGGCTGCTGAGAGAGGCACTGCCGGGAGCAAGTGTGACTCGGCGGCCCGAGAAGCCCAGCTCCCCCTTCGGCCCCCACTTCTGGGCAACGGCTGGCATGGTGCTGCTGATAGTGCTTCTCCTCGTCTTCGTGGCCTGGCCCGCTGTGCAGAGTGTCAGCCGGACCATTGAGGGCTTTTAACTCTGCCCCCATCGTGCTTGAAGCCGCCTTCCTGGGCGGCTTCACCGCTATTCTGTCGAGGTGCCCCGGACCAAGGAAGTACCACAGCGCGTGTTGAAGGGCACGGGAAACGGCCCACTGCCGCCAATGCTCCAGCAGTACGTGGAGATGCGGGACGCGGTGGAGGCAGAGCTTCCTAATTCCATCCTTCTCTTTCAAGTCAGCGAGACAGAATTAGGAAACTAAACCCGCAGCACCACCTCCAGCACCCCACCCGGCGCGATGCTCAGGCGTGTGCCGGAGCGCATCAGCACCTCCCGCGTCGGGCTGCCCTCGCGCACCAGGTTGCCGATGGCTTCCAGGGCTGCCGCCGTGTTGGGCAGGCTGACCACCAGCGGGGGAGCCATCTCAGCCCGCAGCGCCTCAACCTGCCGCCGGGCCGTGTCCCGAAGCTGGGCGTACTCGTCACCGGTCAGCAGCTCGCGCTGGTAGTCGGTGAGGTACCGCTTGAGCTGCCCCTCCAGCCGCTCGATTTCCTTCAGCGTCCGGCTGTGGTCGGGTGGCGTGGGTGCCCCAGCCTGTGCGTACCGCTCCGGGTGTTCAGCAATCTCGCGCACAATGCGCTCAGCGTGAGCGTGTAGGTCGTCCATGCGGTAATGGGTCCGCTGGGAGCAGGTGGGCGTGTCCCCGTAGTGGCGGTGCTTGAAGGCGCGCGAGCAGCGGTAGTGGCGGTAGCTCTTGCGGCTGGCGTGGCTGTTCGTGCCGCTCATGGCCCCGCCGCACTCAGCGCACCGGAGGATGCCGTTCAGCCAGAAGGTTTCGGTGTGCCTCCTGGGCTTGCGGCGCAGGCTGTCGCGGGCGAGCTGCCAGGTGTTCGGGTCTACCAGGGCCGGGACAGTGAAGGTGAACTCCCGCTTGGCGTGCCGGAGGGTCATCCGGGCCTCGCCCTTGTAGGCCGTGTTCTGCGCGATGTACCAGACGCGCTGCGGATGCCAGACCGCATTCATGGCGCTGGGGACATTGCGGGCGTTCAGGTCGTCAGCGATCTTGCCGGTCGTCTCGCCACCCGCCAGGCGATGGAACATCTCGCGGACGATGGCTGCCTCCGCCTCATCGACCTCGATGCGCCGCACCGCCTTGCCGCCTTCCAGGTCGTAAGCCTGGCGATACCCGTAGCAGCGCCACCCGTGAGGGATGATCAACCCCTTCTCGGCGGCAGCCAGCTTCCCACCCAGCATCCGGCGTTTGATCTGGCGCAGCTCTTGGTGTGCGATGACCATCCGCATGTCGAAGGTCAGCACGCTGGCGTCGTCATCCGGGTTGTAATGGCCGTCCGTGGCGTTGTGGACGTGGAGGCCGAGGCCGAGCAACTCTTCGAGGATCCGGTGCCCGGCAAGCGGCGTACGGCCCAGGCGGTCGGCCTCGCTGGTGATGATGGCGCTGTATTTGTCCCGGTCCGCCTTTAGCCGTTCTAGACCTTCTCGCGTCTCGCTGCGCCCAGTGATGACGTCTGTGTACAGAGCGCCCTCGGGGATGGCCAGGCCAGTGCGGACAGCGTAGGCGCGGCTCTCGGCCTCCTGGCGGGCGAGGCCGTAGCGGTCGTCGCGTGCCTGGAGGTGTGAAGAGACCCTGATGTAGAGGGCGGCAGGGTGGGTCATTCAGAACTCCTACAGAGGGACTGTTGTGCTTTTAGGCTGAGCTTGCATCTACCCGCTGGATTCCATTGACATGATGCCTAAGAGATTTACCAACTAGTTCGCCGATCATAACCGGCACTGCGTTACCGATCATGCGTCCGACCTTTACAAGATTCACTTTCTGTCCGGGTGCAACGAATTGATAGTTTCTTGGGAAGCTTTGGAGAATGGCAGCCTCACGCAGTGAGATAGCTCGGTCCTGCTCCGGGTGGCCGAAACGTCCATTGCCAAAGCCAAAGCACTGCGTTGTGATTGTCGGGCTGGGCTGCTCCCATTCCATACGCCCGTACACGCTTGGGTAGGTTTCGCCTGTTGCCTTCCGGTGGCAGGCGGCAACGAGGGACTGGTCTTCCCAGTCTCGCCAAGTTTTACCTGGGCGTGCTTGGCGGATGCGGCGGAGATTCAGCTCGCTTAATCTGGATGAGATATGCAGTGGGTCGTCTGGGTGCTGGCCGCCTGCTTCTAAGGGGGGCAAGTCAACAATAGCTTCCCGTACTACTCGACGTGCCCGGCCGAACTCCTCGGGGGTCAAGATGCGGATGCTGCCGAGCTTAGAGGCTAGCAGCACCAAGCGCCTGCGCGTCTGGGGCAAGCCATACTCAACGCAATCCACAACGCCGTACCAGAGCTGGTAGCCTTCTAGGAAGTCAAGGAATTCTTGGAAGACGTTGTGCTGTAGGAGTTGCGGGACGTTCTCCATCGTCACAAGTTCCGGTTGGGTGTCCCGTACGAGTCGTCCAAAGTCCAGTACCAGCTTCCAGTCCTCACCGCCACGCTGAGCGCGCCCGCGTTGACTATAGGTGGAAAAGGGCTGGCAGGGGGCGCACCCAGCCAGAAGTCGAATTTGAGCATTTTTGTAGAAGTCAGCTAACTCCTGGACGGTTACGTCCTCCACGCTCTTTTGTATGAAACGAGCAGGGTTGTTCGTCTCATAGGGATAGCGGCACGACGGATCAATATCAATCCCCGCAACTACATTGATGCCCTGAAGATACATGCCGTGTGTTAGGCCGCCTGCACCAGAGAAAAGGTCGACACCGACTATTTCATTTTTAGATGTTTTCTGCGTTTGCCCCATCACTTCCCTCGCCCATGTCAGTTGCTGGCCTAGAGTCTGGTTTAAGATAAGCATAGTTTACAATATATCTCTCAAAAGAGTCAATGGTTTCCCTAAGATAAGATATTACCCTATTAACGTAATCCTGTAGATCCTCAATGGTTACATTGGAGCCGCACTCGCTGAACGATAAATCGCCATGTGCCATGCTATTCCTCATGGAGACGATAGCTTTCATAATGCTTTGTCTTTCGATAACGGGCCTTTTGACCATTGCATTGGTTTCTGGTGAAATATCGAAGGCCATTCCTATCCGTTTAGTGACAAACTTGTATATTTCTTCATCATCCCAGTTCCCGCCGCCGCCTTTGTCAATCCTAAATGCCCTTAATGCACCTCCGCCAAATGCCTCCTTGATAACAGCGGCGGTGTCTTCAAGGCGGCGTTCATAGTTCATTTCCATATGCGTCTTGGCATTGCTTCTCGTCCACTCCACCAACATTTCATCTGACAGGTCGGCAAGTGTCCAAGAGCCGTCCTCAATCATATGTTCTACAATTGCCTGTGTACTCTTGGCAATTGTAGATTCAATAAGATTATAAAGAAGTAGATATATGGTAGAGAAAAGAATCCTTTGTTGTGTGGGTGTGATTCTAGCTCGGCCCACCTCAGAAGTGGTAGCGCCGATAAAATCCAGAAACTCCCCAATCTCGCCAACGCGCTCTTCAAAAATCTGACGGGAGTCATCAATTCTCATCGTGAGTTTTCCAGCAATCTGTCACGCACAAATGAAAGACGTGCCTTCAGGCGATTGATTCCATTCGCGCCATCAGAACCTGTTACCCCTGCGAACTCCTCCGAGGCTATCCACGCGGCAATCTGCTGACGATTTGGGGTTAGACCTGGACGCTCACGTAAGGCGAGGGACGTACCAATCGCAATGCTCTCAAAGCGTGCGCGGGGGCTAGCGCGGCCATTAGGCGATTTGCGGAAGCCGTAGGGAAAGTAATCCCGCACAAATCCTGTCATCTCATGGAACCGATGCTCATATTGAATAATTAAGTCTTCGTTGCTGGAAAACATATCATTCATCTGTTTCGTGTATAGGAACAGGAAGGGTGTTACTTCGTCTGCGTAGTCTTCTAAGCCGTCACCGTAGGCAAAAAAGCGGGTAACTAGTTCTTCGCGCTCCCGAGTTTTCACCTGTTTCTCTGGTACGGGCGTCAGGTTTACAAAGAGTGGATCTTTGGCCAGTTCAATTACTAAATCCGTAAATAGACCAGGCAATGCGCCGCGTCTGACCTCTGCTGGGTTCGCAGTCAAGCTGCCAGTATTTATCCTATCGAAGAGATCGAACCTTGCCTCATCGTCCGCGTGTTCGTTCAGTACAATGCCGCGAATCGACCGATTCAGAAACTTGCGCCTTCTCGCTTCAGAGAAATCTCGAAACATAAACCCTGATGAGGCGGAGAGCTTGTCAAGTTCACCGAGCGCCAAATCACCGTAGACGAATTCGGCTAGGGTTCGGAGGCGCTGGGAGCCGTCTACAATCTCCAGTTTGCCATCCACTGGATTCTCAAAGAAGAAGATGAATGGCACGGGCAGATTGATCAGCAGAGACTCGATAAACCGCCACTTGCGCTCAGAATCCCAGGTGTATTCGCGTTGATAGCCAGGAATAGTGTATTCGTTCTCGTGGACTTTCTGCGCGAGATGCTCAATCGTGTACTCAGTAATAAAATAATCAATCCTCTTCGTCTTTTCGGCAATCTGGGCCTCGGCGGCTTCGACTTCCTCCTTGGTTCTCAGGAACAGCGGAAGCATGGTCATAATGTCCACTCCTTATGTTGTGGGTAGCTCGAATGGGCCAAGACGAGCTGTGACTCACCGTGCAGGCGAGGAAACGGCGTCGGTGCCTCACGCCGGAACTTCACCACGCCACCACCCGCGGCGTCAGCCCCGCCCCACATGCCTCCCGCACCCCACCCCTCACGGCTGCCAGACCCCCAGCCCAGTTGCCTTCGCACTCGCCTGCGCCGCCTGGAAGTAGCTCAGGTACTTGGTGTTGGGGCCACCCTCGACTGCCGTTGCCAGCCCAGCCAGCACGAGCTGGGCGTTTACAAGCTGCTGGTCCTGCCAGATGTAAACCCACATCGCCCGACTCGGCGCGTAGGCCGCCTTGTCCTGCTCGACATAGACCAACGTGTTCACCGGCAGCGCCTTCGTGAGCCAGGCTGTTGCCGCAACTTCTTGCCCCTTCGGCACCTGCACGCCGATCAGTTCGGCCGGGAAATCCGTGTAGTCGGCGTTCAGGACCAGGTGGCTACCGTCCAGCACCTGAACGACCCGGTAGAGCTTCATGGCAGCCGGGTCTGGTGAGACGGGCGATGCGGCCCCATAGTTGACCTGGACAGCGGGGGCGCTGCCGGTGGACTGGGTGGCGTTCGGGTCCCGGGGACCCGTGTTGTAGGGGTTGAAGTTGTAGTTGTCGTTGTCATCCCCGTTGCTCTCACAGGCGAGGCCGTCGTGGTCGCGGTCGAGGTGGGCGCTGTAGGCCCCGTCGCTGCGGGGAATGTCATAGCGCCCCGCCGCTCTCGCAGCCTGGCAGCTTGCAAACCAGACCGCCTGCCGCGGGGCAGTGGGAGGGGTCGCTGGTGTGCCGACGTGACAGGTGGAGTTCTGGGGAATGTAGGAGTTCCCGCAGGGTTTTCCAGTGCTGGAGGTTGCGGCCACGCCGGTAGAGGCCAAGGTCAGTACGGTGAGGGTGAGCAGCTTCTTCATCAACAGAGACTCCTGATTCAGCGAAGCACGCCTGGCCTTCTCTGTCGCGCGAGTTTGCCCGTCACCTTGCGGCAAGCCCCTCACTCCCCCCACGTCCCCAGTACCCGCTTCTTGCGCACCGCCCTCACCTATCCCAGGGTCGATACCGGGTGTGTTCCCAGTGCCGCCCATCCTGGCTTACGGCGTACACACGTCCGCAGTTGCGGATGGTTCGGTCGAGTTGGACCGGAGGGTAGGCGGGATTGTCGCTGTACATGGCCGGACGCCCGCAGTGGGGCCGCAGCCGCTTCACCACCAGGTTGCCGTCGGGAAGCCGGAAGGCAAAGGTGTGTCCGGTATCCGACAGCACGTCCTTGCTGTCCACCAGCACGAACGCTCCATGTGTGATACCGGTGCCGTCCGCGAGGGTCATGCTGTCGCCATCCACCTGAAGAACGAACATCCCGAACCGGCGGAACCCGGGCGGGATGGGCATGCGGCGACGCACAGGAAAAGGCGTTGGATCCAGAGGACTTCCGGCGCTGATTAAGCCCAGGACGGGGGCTTTGCTGGGAGCATAACGTTTGGGTAGAAAGCAGGACGGCAAGGGCAAAGTCTCCTTTAGTTCAGCAGTTGTGGGCTGTAATCGCTGGTCACGCCAGCGACCAGGCCGATGACGTGGGCTTCATTGGCAGGGATGTCTTCGTACTGCCGGTTCTCCGCCCGGAAGACGGAGCCGAGGCGTGTGGTGGTGTACAGACGGACGTGCACGCCATCGGTGTCCGTGATGACGTACACCCGCCCCTCGTCCAGAGTGGTCTGTTTCCGGTCGATGTGGAGGTAATCGCCAGGGCGGATGCTGGCGGGGCTGGTGCCCTGCATCTCGTCGGTATCGGCCCGGAGGAGCAGCGGCTGCCCGATGCCAGGCATGACGGCCTCGTGGTCCACAGCAGGACCGGGCGTGTCGGGGGTGAGCGCTGCCTTCAAGGGATACACATCGGCACTGCCTTCGCCGACCAAGGTGGCATCCACAATGCCTAGATCGACGCCAGTGGCCCGCTGCATCTCGGCCAACGTCCAGCCGAGGGCGCGGGCAAGGGCGACGACTCGCCCAATCGCCATCCCCGTTAGGGGAGAGGTGCCCGTTTCCAGGGCGGAAATACTGCGCTGGGCGACGGTGTACTCCGTACGAGCCATAACCTCTTCTTGCGAGAGACCTAGCTGTACACGACGTTCACGGAGAGCCTCTGCCCATTCGGGTATGGCTTTCAGATTCGCTCTGGCACGCGGCTTTGGCATCTGGGGGTTTAGCATCTCCTTGCTAGTACGGTAATGCTACACACGGAGTTCCGGAGGAGCTACTCAGAAAAATCTCTAGCATTGAATTGCTAGCTAAATCCTG
The Deinococcus carri DNA segment above includes these coding regions:
- a CDS encoding class I SAM-dependent DNA methyltransferase, producing MTPQEFARKWRELAPKLSERAAYQEHWRDLCLLLGEPTPSSDLTGEDYAFEKHVKKAGTGETGFADVFYRDHFITEYKAQGKSLGKALQQALLYARELGNPPLLLVSDLATIEIHTNFTGSSPRAMRITLDDIERDAPVGGDLTALAALRACFQDPNRLDPRQLRERVTQDATARIGEVAQALAARGVPQTQAAHFLMRVVFAMFAEDVGLLERGLLTRLLARAREYPDRSQGYFQELFSAMQHGGEFWGTDIRHFNGGLFDDSAALGITREDADALLAAATLDWAEVEPAIFGTLFENSLDTATRSRRGAHYTGVPDILRIVEPVVMQPLRREWAEVKAQADALSGKRGGKAAALEVVRAFHDRLAQVTVLDPACGSGNFLVVTLGQLLDLEHEVRSLAFELGAGPFAMPPRVHPRQLLGIEVEAFAHELASVSAWIAFFQWKAAHGGEWETPVLQRLNTIAHRDALLNPDGTETVWPEAEFIVGNPPFLGDKKMAGSLGREYTATLRRVYGDRLPGQSDLVCYWPEKARAMVEAGVTTRAGFVTTNSIRGGKNRVVLERIKASGDIFMAWPDEPWMQDGAAVRVSLFGFGDGSESVRTLNGNEVPSINADLSVRVDVSAAVPLPDNAGLSFIGTQKGGDFDIPGDLARQWLNLPNPDGVSNADVVKPWVNGMDLTRRPSGRWIVDFGQMTEAEAAQYVAPFDYVVEKVKPTRAGLNRAGHARYWWRHQEARPGMRRALAGLPRFTGIPRVAKHLLPVWLPEGTLPDSQVVVIARDDDFTFGVLASSIHRSWAWTLGTALEDRPRYTPSTCFETFPFPQPGPEQRAEVEKWARYVVQLREHLLAQDERATLTGLYNEVERLRAAPDTAHPAAPLVAAHARLDEAVAAAYGWEWPLSEGEVLARLLALNGERASAPTT
- a CDS encoding recombinase family protein, yielding MTHPAALYIRVSSHLQARDDRYGLARQEAESRAYAVRTGLAIPEGALYTDVITGRSETREGLERLKADRDKYSAIITSEADRLGRTPLAGHRILEELLGLGLHVHNATDGHYNPDDDASVLTFDMRMVIAHQELRQIKRRMLGGKLAAAEKGLIIPHGWRCYGYRQAYDLEGGKAVRRIEVDEAEAAIVREMFHRLAGGETTGKIADDLNARNVPSAMNAVWHPQRVWYIAQNTAYKGEARMTLRHAKREFTFTVPALVDPNTWQLARDSLRRKPRRHTETFWLNGILRCAECGGAMSGTNSHASRKSYRHYRCSRAFKHRHYGDTPTCSQRTHYRMDDLHAHAERIVREIAEHPERYAQAGAPTPPDHSRTLKEIERLEGQLKRYLTDYQRELLTGDEYAQLRDTARRQVEALRAEMAPPLVVSLPNTAAALEAIGNLVREGSPTREVLMRSGTRLSIAPGGVLEVVLRV
- a CDS encoding DNA cytosine methyltransferase produces the protein MGQTQKTSKNEIVGVDLFSGAGGLTHGMYLQGINVVAGIDIDPSCRYPYETNNPARFIQKSVEDVTVQELADFYKNAQIRLLAGCAPCQPFSTYSQRGRAQRGGEDWKLVLDFGRLVRDTQPELVTMENVPQLLQHNVFQEFLDFLEGYQLWYGVVDCVEYGLPQTRRRLVLLASKLGSIRILTPEEFGRARRVVREAIVDLPPLEAGGQHPDDPLHISSRLSELNLRRIRQARPGKTWRDWEDQSLVAACHRKATGETYPSVYGRMEWEQPSPTITTQCFGFGNGRFGHPEQDRAISLREAAILQSFPRNYQFVAPGQKVNLVKVGRMIGNAVPVMIGELVGKSLRHHVNGIQRVDASSA
- a CDS encoding MAE_28990/MAE_18760 family HEPN-like nuclease, whose amino-acid sequence is MRIDDSRQIFEERVGEIGEFLDFIGATTSEVGRARITPTQQRILFSTIYLLLYNLIESTIAKSTQAIVEHMIEDGSWTLADLSDEMLVEWTRSNAKTHMEMNYERRLEDTAAVIKEAFGGGALRAFRIDKGGGGNWDDEEIYKFVTKRIGMAFDISPETNAMVKRPVIERQSIMKAIVSMRNSMAHGDLSFSECGSNVTIEDLQDYVNRVISYLRETIDSFERYIVNYAYLKPDSRPATDMGEGSDGANAENI
- a CDS encoding DUF262 domain-containing protein, which produces MTMLPLFLRTKEEVEAAEAQIAEKTKRIDYFITEYTIEHLAQKVHENEYTIPGYQREYTWDSERKWRFIESLLINLPVPFIFFFENPVDGKLEIVDGSQRLRTLAEFVYGDLALGELDKLSASSGFMFRDFSEARRRKFLNRSIRGIVLNEHADDEARFDLFDRINTGSLTANPAEVRRGALPGLFTDLVIELAKDPLFVNLTPVPEKQVKTREREELVTRFFAYGDGLEDYADEVTPFLFLYTKQMNDMFSSNEDLIIQYEHRFHEMTGFVRDYFPYGFRKSPNGRASPRARFESIAIGTSLALRERPGLTPNRQQIAAWIASEEFAGVTGSDGANGINRLKARLSFVRDRLLENSR
- a CDS encoding excalibur calcium-binding domain-containing protein — translated: MKKLLTLTVLTLASTGVAATSSTGKPCGNSYIPQNSTCHVGTPATPPTAPRQAVWFASCQAARAAGRYDIPRSDGAYSAHLDRDHDGLACESNGDDNDNYNFNPYNTGPRDPNATQSTGSAPAVQVNYGAASPVSPDPAAMKLYRVVQVLDGSHLVLNADYTDFPAELIGVQVPKGQEVAATAWLTKALPVNTLVYVEQDKAAYAPSRAMWVYIWQDQQLVNAQLVLAGLATAVEGGPNTKYLSYFQAAQASAKATGLGVWQP
- a CDS encoding LexA family protein yields the protein MPLPSCFLPKRYAPSKAPVLGLISAGSPLDPTPFPVRRRMPIPPGFRRFGMFVLQVDGDSMTLADGTGITHGAFVLVDSKDVLSDTGHTFAFRLPDGNLVVKRLRPHCGRPAMYSDNPAYPPVQLDRTIRNCGRVYAVSQDGRHWEHTRYRPWDR
- a CDS encoding S24 family peptidase — translated: MKAALTPDTPGPAVDHEAVMPGIGQPLLLRADTDEMQGTSPASIRPGDYLHIDRKQTTLDEGRVYVITDTDGVHVRLYTTTRLGSVFRAENRQYEDIPANEAHVIGLVAGVTSDYSPQLLN